Below is a genomic region from Argopecten irradians isolate NY chromosome 14, Ai_NY, whole genome shotgun sequence.
CATTCCATATACATTTGTTCTCACAATTATTTTGAGGCATTTTCTCAAGTATTAAGTACACTTTTAATGTGACGGTGACGACAAACTACATTGAAAAATTATAAGTAGGGGACCTGTATCTGACCTGCATGTAGGGCGTTTAGTTTGTTCTGGCTGCCTCCAATGCATGGTGCAAAGGTCTTCTAAATTTCTATCTGATCTTTCCCCTTCTTAAAAATGTACTAACGTTTGACTTTGAACTAATATTTCGCCCCaaaggttctgtcccctggccgagccacatcatagtctataacAGTgatagtttctgttcctgcttagcgctcagcaaacatgTAAATACAGTGATATGACTTATTTTTAgttgtcagaataatgtgaccggatagGTTGTGCTGTTTGATATCTTTGCGGTATGCTTTAGAGAGATAGTAATATAAAACGGCAAGGGCacaacattttcaaaaaaagaCACATCACTAATACACTGTACAGCCGTCTAAACCACACAGATAGCCACGCTCACACAGCACTAATACATAGTGCACTAACACActacagccttccaaaacacagaTATCTAATCTTGTACAACGCTAATacaccacagccttccaaaccACACAAATAGCCACGATCGCACAGCACTAATTCACCCCAGCCTTCCAAACCACACAAATAGCCACGCTCACACAGCACTAATACATAGTGCACTAACacaccacagccttccaaaacacagaTATCTAATCTTGTACAACGCTAATACACCACAGCCATCCAAACAACACAAATATCCACGCAAGCACTGCAACACCCCAGCCTTCCAAACCACACAAATAGCCACGATCGCACAGCACTAATATACCCCAGCCTTCCAAACCACACAAATAGCCACGATCGCACAGCACTAATacaccacagccttccaaaccACACAAATAGCCACGATCGCACAGCATTAATacaccacagccttccaaaccACACAAATAGCCACGATCGCACAGCACTTATATACCCCAGCCTTCCAAACCACACAAATAGCCACGATCGCACAGCACTAATacaccacagccttccaaaccACACAAATAGCCACGATCGCACAGCACTAATACACCACAGCCTTCTAAACCACACAAATATCCACGCTCGCACAGCACTAATACAACACAGCCTTTTAAACCACACAAATATCCACGATCGCACAGCAGTTATACACCACAGCTTTCCAAAGCACACAAATATCCACGCTCGCACAGTATTAATacaccacagccttccaaaacacacaatatCCACGCTCGCACAGCACTAATacaccacagccttccaaaacacacaaataTCCACGCTCGCACAGCACTAATACaacacagccttccaaaacacacaaataTCCACGCTCGCACAGCTCTAATACaacacagccttccaaaacatacaaatatcctCGCTCGTACAGCACTAATACaacacagccttccaaaacacacatatatcCTCGCTCGCACAACACTAATACACCACAGCCTtcaaaaacatacagatatcCACGCTCGCACAGCACTTATACACCATAGCCTTCCCAAACATACAGATATCCACGCCCGCACAGCACTTATATACCCCAGCCTTCCAAACCACACAAATAGCCACGATCGCACAGCACTAATACACCCCAGCCTTCCAAACCACACAAATATCAACGCTCGCACAGCATAGTTGTTTGCGGTCATGATGCCGTTGGaactatttgtttgtttaagaGCTTATCAAAGAATATAACGTCATTTAAATGTGAGAATCGGGGACGTCATTTCATTAGTATTTGAACCAAACCTCACACGACAATTTCATATAATCGAAACGAATTAGAATATGGAATGTGAATTTACACACTTTCCATTCCACACCTAGGAATTGTTTGTGGTCTGGACCCTGAAAAAGGCTGCATGCGTGTCTGCCCCATGTCCTACATACCAGTTTGTGCCGATAATGGACGGACGTACGCCAATGACTGCGAAATGATGATCGAGAGCTGTGTGTAGGTATTCCAACATGCTGTATGTTATTTATCGACAATATCATTTAGAAAACGTAATATTCATTTCAAAAGATAATTTTAGtagaatataaatgtttattatgtGCCGTAAATGCGTAAGAAAGTATATCGTGGGTATTAGtctgtttgggtttttttgtgtCAAACTGAtatgtttacaattttaaagtacactaaattataataaagtCACTAAGATCGTCACAtcaatatgatttgatattCCATGTTATTGTTAGAATTGAGTGAATATCTCATCTCGGTATATGAAGGTAAATGTCACCAACATgaaaatttaaacttttattttgaattcGTTCCAGACTGAGGCGTGAGCTGAAGGTCGCACACAGTGGAGAATGCTGATATTTAGCTACAGAGGTTGTCTCCCTTCGTCTCCAAACTGCTGTTGCATTGATGTGTATGATTCGTGAGATAACACCAACAGCAGAATAAAAGTTAATTTACTATCTAATATTGGTTTGTGTTGTAAGCCCATCAAAAATTCACAAATGCATTATGAAATCAATTTAATGAATAAGCCAATCAGCGTGAACCGTGAATAGCTGGTTAAGTCAtggttttaataaaataaagttttgttACTAATGCATGCTAATTGAAATGAGAATCACTGTTTAATCACTAGATATAGCTCttacatgtacgtgtacatATGAGAGACGTTTAAACCAGATCCGTGATCTTATCTGATAATCACACGGGTACATAAGGGCAATATGCCCTTTACACACAGAAAGATAAACCAGTTCACTGGTCTAAATTTATCATACATTTGCGAAGATGAATTTAAAAATTCATTCAACATTTTTGATAATCACGGCGGGGTTTACCGTTTCATTAGGGAATATTAAACTTCCTTGCACAGAGGATATGTTCCATAGTAGCACTAATGCCTATTGGGCATGCGCCTCACAGTTTGCTCTGCAGTCCAACTGGTTTCCGTCGCCAATCGCTGGTTTGTTTAGTTATCAGGTAAGTTATAAACTGTAGCCTTTGTCAAGTTTCCCTTATTGTATATCACCATAGCAATCCCGTACAGctatttataatttcaaaacataaacgACATTCTAACGTAATATTTGCATATCAGCAAATTACATTAGAAGTTGACGATAGCCTGTCGCTATGGTCATCAATGCATATTATAAACTAGTTGATTAATTATTTCGTTAGTTTATAAAGTAATTGCAAGCAAGCGAATGAAATAAAGAAAGgtaatcaatgaaaaagttATTACGTTCTAGTTCTAGGCTGCCATTTTGTTATTAAACGAATGATGGTTACTTGTGGCAAGAATGGTATAGTAATAGTTACTCAGTATAAGATATATCTGAAGATAACAGACGtcctaaaattaaaatattgattgcTACGCCGGAAGGAGAATTCCGGTTGAAATTATTCTCCGATATTGTACAAAGTCTTaggaaaacttaaaaaataaatactgaaaTAGTTCTGTAAAAAAAGCTTGTGAATATATCCAAGGACATTTTATAATAACAAACAAGTCGATAGATACATTTACACCACGTGCGTGTAGAAGTTAACCAATACAAAGTGCAGCGGTGAAAGTACCTTTAATTTGATGTCGACGgcaatgggtttttttcagatttGGAACGGATTCGATGGTTTCTGGCAAAATGGAGCTGTTCTCGAACCATTCGTTAATTTCATGGCTTACGCAAACCATACAAGGTACAAATCTGTTGTAAAGAACTCACAGCGAAGTTTATATTCTCTACTTGAGGCCTACGGGCCATACCCATCCTTTGATGATATGGGATGGTATGGACTCAGCTACGTCAGGATCTACGAGGTACTGGGAGGAGACGACTTTCTAGATTCAGCAGAGGATATATTTAACTGGGCATGGACCACAGGATGGGACCAGAGTGATAAATGTAATGGTGGATTCTTCTTCGACAATCTGAAAGGTTCTAAACAAACCATCACCAATGTTGAAATGTTTCAACTTGGAGTTAAACTCTACCGTTTTAGGAATGATTCAGGCATCCTTGATAAGGTCCAACAGATACAAAAGTTTTTATTcagtaatgaaattgtagataTGAAAACTCATTTAGTAGTGGATGGTATATTTATAGAGAACTGTACGAGTAATGGCGTCTATGGTCCCTCTTATAACGGAGGGGTATTCATCGGAGCACTCGTTGAATACTATAAAGTTACTCGAGATATTTACTATATAGAACTCGCTAAGAATATCGCTGAAGCAATCATCGAGACTAAATCCAATAATAGTCGAATTCTAACAGAGTATTGTGACCCTGACTGCAATGACGATGCCATCATGTTTAAGGGCATATTTGCCAGGAATTTAAGATATCTTATGGACGCACTGCCAGCAAATGATTCCACGACAAGAACAAATTACCAAAAAGTTCTAGACATCAATGTGATGGCAGTACTTGAGTTAAATTCATGTGACAAAAATCCAATTTCTAAATGCAACATAACTTTCAAAGATGGTCCACCATTTTACAATGTGTCTGGTCCAGTATTTTCGCCAAATTGGAATGGTCCGTTCACAGTCGGGGCTCCGATGCAGCAGACGTCGGCGTTTGATCTCTTCGTGTCCAGTATCTACCCTGGAACCACCTGTAGTGGCCATCTTTGTGCTTATGATCCTTCGTATCCGCCTCCGCAGCCACTCACATGCGGTAGTCACCCTTGCCCCAAACACGAGGAGTGTTGTGAATATAGCCCATATACCTCGTACACCTGCTGCGCTAGGGGTCAGAAATGTAACAAACAGGGAATCTGTGTATAGGGCTAATCTAGCTAAACTGGTTCAAAGATGAAATTATCGAATATTGAAAATTTCATAGACAAACAATATGACTGGACGTGTTGTGATAAACCCTAATACTTTAGATAGTAGCGATATGTCATCATGCATATAACATTCTTGTATCTCCATCTAAAGAATGTGATATAGTTTGAAGCCTAAGATTATACACCACTTGTTTTCGTCAAATGTACTACCATCTACTTACatcttgttttgaaatttctACGTTTCCGAGAgggattttgattttttttaattttcaactAATTTTAAACTAATTTGATACTTTTTGAGTTCCAACAAATATTAGCTTACCGCAGTCTTAAATACCGCACAGTAATTTACTATCACTACGCCACACGACAGAATACcgaaataaacataaatttaaACAGGGACCTCActcaaccccccccccccccccatccacACACACCAACACACCAACACACACATCAAAAATATCCCAACAACAAGAACATAGATTTACTACACAGGGATCTCAACCTACGCCCCCCACACCCCACaccccacacacacaccccaACAACAAGAACATTGGTTTACACAGGGACCTCGacccaccccccaacacactCACACCAAAAATATCCCAACAACGAGAACATAGATTTACACAGGGACCTCACCACGCCCAATCCTGCATTTATTTGGTTTTTTAACTTCACATTATGTCATCGATATAGATGTTCTGTTATGTCATCGATATAGATGTTCTGTTATGTCATCGATATAGATGTTCTGACGTTATGACTTCACTTTCGGAAATGTATACGTAGTGAACTTTTAATGTTATACGTCTTCAAATAAATTACTAGTAAATTTCAATGTCTTTGTTTATTCTGGTGAATTTTTACAGTCATATCCACCTGTTCTGAAACGTGTGGTCCTTTTTCGTTCTCACAGGGCTGGTGTTTTTGGCCACACGCACTGACTGTTAGTTTATGATCAATAATGGACAGAAAGAAGGCACAAGTGAGGACGTTAGTTACTGCCGTCATGGCAATTGTAATAATAAGAAGACTGTATGGTGCGGGGGACTTCCAAATGGTCAATGTGGTTGACTGAAGCATATAGATGGAGAAAGCCCCCGCAACAACAGTGATCAGGATCTTAGGCACCACCATGATGATGACGAAGTCACGCTTGAACAGCCATGTCTGAAACACATAGTATTCAAACATATACTCAAAGCAATTCAAGAAGGTGTCTGGATGTGGTATTCAAATATTTACTGAAATCAATAAAAGAAGGTGCAAACAGTAATTACTCACTATAtattatgattaaaatacagaccGTCATTCCTACTCCGTTCAAAGCCTCTATATTTCGGAGTGAGGAGGAGGTCTGTGTCTCACTTAATGAATCATCTTAGTTTTGGCCAAAGCACAACTGTTGGACACAATGTCATCTttcttatatttgttttacatgtttttattatGCTTG
It encodes:
- the LOC138307604 gene encoding uncharacterized protein, producing the protein MNLKIHSTFLIITAGFTVSLGNIKLPCTEDMFHSSTNAYWACASQFALQSNWFPSPIAGLFSYQIWNGFDGFWQNGAVLEPFVNFMAYANHTRYKSVVKNSQRSLYSLLEAYGPYPSFDDMGWYGLSYVRIYEVLGGDDFLDSAEDIFNWAWTTGWDQSDKCNGGFFFDNLKGSKQTITNVEMFQLGVKLYRFRNDSGILDKVQQIQKFLFSNEIVDMKTHLVVDGIFIENCTSNGVYGPSYNGGVFIGALVEYYKVTRDIYYIELAKNIAEAIIETKSNNSRILTEYCDPDCNDDAIMFKGIFARNLRYLMDALPANDSTTRTNYQKVLDINVMAVLELNSCDKNPISKCNITFKDGPPFYNVSGPVFSPNWNGPFTVGAPMQQTSAFDLFVSSIYPGTTCSGHLCAYDPSYPPPQPLTCGSHPCPKHEECCEYSPYTSYTCCARGQKCNKQGICV
- the LOC138307606 gene encoding uncharacterized protein is translated as MGMRTLSEIDAYLTLKARLLVIVDALMLSIGIIIWTNYTDFRLLSVLLIITSTLGMLIGTCGLLAKTDEERISDYYLERLCTWLFKRDFVIIMVVPKILITVVAGAFSIYMLQSTTLTIWKSPAPYSLLIITIAMTAVTNVLTCAFFLSIIDHKLTVSACGQKHQPCENEKGPHVSEQVDMTVKIHQNKQRH